One genomic region from Chelmon rostratus isolate fCheRos1 chromosome 11, fCheRos1.pri, whole genome shotgun sequence encodes:
- the ercc6 gene encoding DNA excision repair protein ERCC-6 isoform X2: MPVEGSEDQVPSSISSPASAALTPGGSEEDGAAGGSAVCSFPENSQGSEAAAAYSAYPNTGPEDGNSGGKRCGALVHINRQRIQAASASSGADELQGLGVAVYDQDILEQGVLQQVDEAFHEASQAAAKAEAEKEYQSVLDDVRSVTTSLKHINKIIEQLSPYAASSKDISRKIESVKRQKENKEKQLKKVRAKQKRLQAILGGEDTQRVEAELLAEDDGDEAGPSTLGSMLMPSQETEWEELIRTGQMTPFGTRIPQKEVKKEPRKVMLAENSAFDQYLADQAKLATERKRGPVLKKKRSSGLSPDEEAMGKSNRMGSSSKDKKIRKRMRKLQITALKAHPKARPKAEPQLPKPRRKFHTEGEEMDSEGSEYLPSDEGIDPDQEEREAMEEGFAEDDEEEYELKPYKKQTEGKGRKKVKKKEEGEEEYCPESSGEEEDEKGKAKKCKDDGDVEYYRQRIRRWKRQRLREREAKRERGEELTDDSDEEFDEGFKVPGFLWKKLFKYQQTGVRWMWELHCQQAGGILGDEMGLGKTIQVISFLAGLSYSKLRTRGSNYRYVGLGPTIIVCPATVMHQWVKEFHTWWPPFRVAVLHETGSFTSNKKKLIPEIASCHGILITSYSAVRNMQDSLQRWDWHYIILDEGHKIRNPNAGVTTACKQFRTPHRFILSGSPMQNNLKELWSLFDFVFPGKLGTLPVFMEQFSVPITMGGYSNASPVQVQTAFKCASVLRDTINPYLLRRMKADVKANLSLPDKNEQVLFCRLTEDQRQVYQGFLDSKEVYQILNGDMQVFSGLIALRKICNHPDLFSGGPRMLRGIPEDQLTEEEHFGFWKRSGKLIVVESLLRLWFKQGHRVLLFTQSRQMLDILEVFVRENYYSYLKMDGTTTISSRQPLIARYNEDKSIFIFLLTTKVGGLGVNLTGANRVVIYDPDWNPSTDTQARERAWRIGQKQQVTIYRLLTAGTIEEKIYHRQIFKQFLTNRVLKDPKQRRFFKSNDIYELFTLSDPDGAQGTETSAIFAGTGSDVKAPKKPERPRPSHTLNHGSYLHKHSSANQNETGADSRHSSTNIPALRGGNTSPFSKSSHGKPNVPMDSHSSNQNGVDAEPNISSNKQHTGQNNRDWDAAKPAVTNSFSSHQRRDKDSTLTSPQKHREKRKHCDSADADKHKHKKRKHTQDARFEGCRISHLVKKRTFKKAENEDSESADQKKSDDYVLAKLFKKSGIHSVMQHDTIMESSNPDYVLVEAEANRVAKDALKALKVSRQQCRLPYNRPPPPPARKRFGQKKNSLLAASSVQSVPTPNRCKDAAIIKKSASKKPGSGALFSGEGPESESNSSPLSSSSLLAKMKVRNHISLPSIQRDEAQEEEDGSGAPGTSSSPALPTEHDELLVDLRNFVAFQANVDGQATTQEVLEYFKPRLTQQQAPVFRELLRSICDFHRTSGQEGIWRLKEHFR, encoded by the exons ATGCCTGTAGAGGGTTCAGAGGACCAGGtgccctcctccatctccagccCTGCCAGTGCTGCCCTCACCCCAGGAGGGTCGGAGGAGGATGGAGCTGCAGGGGGCTCAGCAGTCTGCTCTTTCCCTGAAAATAGTCAGGGCTCCGAAGCTGCTGCAGCCTATTCTGCCTACCCTAACACTGGACCTGAAGATGGCAACAGCG GTGGTAAAAGGTGTGGGGCCTTGGTGCATATCAATCGACAACGTATTCAAGCTGCATCTGCCAGTTCTGGAGCTGACGAACTTCAGGGTCTTGGTGTGGCTGTGTATGATCAGGACATCCTTGAGCAAGGTGTCCTGCAGCAAGTGGACGAGGCTTTCCACGAGGCCAGTCAGGCTGCTGCTAAAGCTGAGGCTGAGAAGGAATACCAGTCTGTCCTCGATGATGTCAG gtctgTTACAACATCTCTAAAACATATCAATAAGATTATCGAACAGCTGTCGCCCTATGCTGCCTCCAGCAAAGACATCAGTAGGAAGATTGAATCTGTCAAacgacagaaagaaaataag gagaagcagctgaagaaagtCAGAGCCAAACAGAAGAGACTTCAGGCCATTCTGGGAGGAGAGGACACCCAACGGGTGGAAGCAGAGCTTTTGGCAGAGGATGATGGAGATGAAG CTGGCCCGTCCACACTGGGCAGCATGCTCATGCCCTCTCAGGAGACTGAATGGGAAGAACTTATCCGGACAGGTCAGATGACTCCTTTTGGGACACGAATCCCACAGAAGGAGGTAAAGAAGGAGCCCCGAAAAGTGATGCTTGCTGAGAACTCAGCCTTTGACCAGTATCTGGCGGACCAGGCCAAGTTGGCtactgagaggaagagaggcccTGTTCTAAAAAAGAAGAGGAGCTCCGGACTCAGCCCTGATGAGGAGGCCATGGGAAAATCCAACAGAATGGGTTCCTCttccaaagataaaaaaataaggAAACGCATGCGGAAGCTCCAGATAACAGCTCTTAAGGCTCATCCTAAGGCTCGGCCCAAGGCCGAACCACAGCTCCCTAAGCCAAGGAGGAAGTTCCAtactgagggagaggagatggacAGCGAGGGGTCAGAGTACCTGCCCAGTGATGAAGGCATAGATCCTGACCAAGAGGAAAGGGAAGCCATGGAAGAGGGCTTtgcagaggatgatgaggaagagTATGAGTTGAAACCAtacaagaaacaaactgaagggaaggggaggaaaaaagttaagaaaaaagaggagggtgAAGAAGAATACTGTCCTGAGAGTTcgggtgaagaggaggatgagaagggTAAAGCCAAAAAATGCAAAGATGATGGAGATGTGGAGTACTACAGACAGCGAATAAG GAGATGGAAACGACAACGTCTTCGAGAAAGGGAGGcgaagagagaaagaggtgaggaACTTACGGACGACAGTGATGAAGAATTTGACGAAGGCTTCAAAGTGCCTGGTTTCCTCTGGAAAAAACTTTTCAA GTACCAGCAGACAGGTGTGCGGTGGATGTGGGAACTCCATTGTCAGCAGGCAGGCGGCATCCTGGGAGATGAGATGGGATTGGGTAAAACCATCCAGGTCATCAGCTTTCTGGCTGGACTGAGCTACAGCAAACTGAGGACCAGAGGATCAAActacag GTATGTCGGTCTGGGTCCGACTATCATTGTGTGCCCAGCTACAGTCATGCACCAGTGGGTAAAGGAGTTTCACACCTGGTGGCCTCCTTTCAGAGTGGCCGTTCTACACGAAACTGGCTCTTTCACCAGCAACAAG AAAAAGCTTATTCCAGAGATAGCATCATGTCATGGAATTCTTATAACCTCATATTCAGCTGTGAGGAATATGCAGGACTCCTTGCAGCGCTGGGATTGGCACTACATTATCCTGGATGAGGGCCATAAAATCAGGAATCCAAATGCTGGAGTTACCACAGCCTGCAAACAG TTTCGCACTCCCCACAGGTTCATCCTGTCAGGCTCTCCCATGCAGAACAATTTGAAGGAGCTATGGTCTCTGTTTGACTTTGTCTTTCCCGGCAAGCTGGGGACATTGCCTGTCTTCATGGAGCAGTTTTCTGTACCGATCACCATGGGAGGATATAGCAATGCCTCACCTGTACAg GTCCAGACGGCGTTTAAGTGCGCAAGCGTGCTGAGGGACACCATAAATCCTTACCTGCTGAGACGAATGAAGGCAGACGTCAAGGCCAACCTCTCTTTACCTGACAAAAATGAACAG gtTCTGTTTTGCAGATTAACAGAGGACCAGCGGCAGGTGTATCAGGGCTTCTTAGATTCCAAAGAGGTCTACCAGATACTAAACGGGGACATGCAG GTATTCTCAGGTTTGATAGCTCTGCGCAAGATCTGTAACCACCCGGACCTTTTCTCTGGCGGGCCCCGGATGTTGAGGGGAATCCCAGAGGACCAGCTAACTGAGGAGGAACACTTCGGCTTTTGGAAACGCTCAGGAAAGCTCATAGTGGTGGAGTCCTTGCTGCGTCTCTGGTTCAAGCAGGGCCACAGAGTCCTGCTCTTCACTCAGTCTAGACAG ATGTTGGACATCTTGGAGGTATTCGTGAGGGAGAATTACTACTCCTACCTGAAAATGGACGGCACCACCACAATATCTTCCCGACAGCCCCTCATTGCTCGCTACAACGAG GACAAATCCATTTTTATCTTCCTGTTGACGACTAAAGTCGGAGGTCTGGGAGTCAATCTGACTGGAGCCAACAGAGTCGTCATCTATGACCCAGACTGGAACCCCAGCACCGACacacag GCACGGGAGCGAGCATGGAGGATCGGTCAGAAGCAGCAAGTGACTATCTACAGACTGCTGACTGCAGGGACCATCGAGGAGAAAATCTACCACAG GCAAATCTTCAAACAGTTTTTGACGAATCGTGTTCTGAAGGACCCCAAACAAAGACGGTTCTTCAAGTCTAACGACATCTATGAGCTCTTCACCCTGTCTGACCCTGATGGAGCTCAGGGAACAGAGACCAGTGCCATATTTGCAG GTACAGGTTCTGATGTCAAGGCACCTAAGAAACCTGAGAGACCAAGGCCATCACACACTCTAAACCATGGCAGCTATTTACATAAACACTCCTCAGCAAACCAGAATGAAACTGGTGCCGACAGCAGACACTCCTCAACAAACATTCCTGCATTAAGAGGTGGAAACACTTCTCCGTTCAGTAAAAGCTCTCATGGTAAGCCAAATGTCCCGATGGACAGTCACAGCTCCAACCAAAATGGCGTGGATGCAGAGCCAAATATTTCATCGAATAAGCAGCATACAGGACAAAATAACAGGGACTGGGATGCAGCCAAGCCAGCAGTCACAAACTCATTTAGCTCTCACCAACGCAGAGACAAAGACTCCACCCTGACAagcccacagaaacacagggaAAAGAGGAAGCACTGCGACTCAGctgatgcagacaaacacaaacataagaAACGCAAACACACCCAGGATGCACGGTTTGAAGGCTGCCGCATCTCTCACTTGGTGAAGAAAAGGACCTTTAAGAAAGCAGAGAATGAAGACAGTGAGTCAGCGGACCAGAAGAAGTCAGATGATTATGTCTTGGCAAAGCTCTTCAAGAAATCTG GTATCCACAGCGTAATGCAGCATGACACCATCATGGAGTCCTCCAACCCTGACTATGTTCTTGTGGAGGCAGAAGCCAACAGGGTGGCCAAAGATGCCCTGAAAGCCCTTAAAGTTTCCCGCCAGCAGTGCAGGCTGCCCTACAACagaccccctcctccacctgcaag GAAACGGtttggacaaaagaaaaattcTCTCCTGGCTGCATCGTCTGTTCAGTCTGTCCCCACTCCAAACAGATGCAAG GATGCTGCTATTATAAAGAAGTCTGCATCAAAGAAGCCTGGTTCAGGAGCTCTTTTCAGTGGGGAGGGACCGGAAAGTGAGTCAAACTCCTCCCCCCTCTCGTCGTCCTCCCTGCTCGCCAAGATGAAAGTCCGTAATCACATCAGCCTGCCCTCCATCCAAAGAGACGAAgcacaggaagaagaggacggCTCTGGAGCTCCAGGAACGAGCTCCTCCCCGGCTCTACCCACTGAACATGATGAGCTGTTGGTGGATCTGCGCAACTTTGTGGCCTTCCAGGCCAATGTGGACGGCCAGGCCACCACCCAGGAAGTGCTGGAGTATTTCAAGCCAAGACTGACCCAGCAACAGGCGCCTGTCTTCAGAGAGCTGCTCAGGAGCATCTGTGACTTCCATAGGACTTCTGGTCAGGAAGGTATCTGGAGACTGAAGGAGCATTTCCGCTAA
- the ercc6 gene encoding DNA excision repair protein ERCC-6 isoform X1 produces MPVEGSEDQVPSSISSPASAALTPGGSEEDGAAGGSAVCSFPENSQGSEAAAAYSAYPNTGPEDGNSGGKRCGALVHINRQRIQAASASSGADELQGLGVAVYDQDILEQGVLQQVDEAFHEASQAAAKAEAEKEYQSVLDDVRSVTTSLKHINKIIEQLSPYAASSKDISRKIESVKRQKENKEKQLKKVRAKQKRLQAILGGEDTQRVEAELLAEDDGDEEAGPSTLGSMLMPSQETEWEELIRTGQMTPFGTRIPQKEVKKEPRKVMLAENSAFDQYLADQAKLATERKRGPVLKKKRSSGLSPDEEAMGKSNRMGSSSKDKKIRKRMRKLQITALKAHPKARPKAEPQLPKPRRKFHTEGEEMDSEGSEYLPSDEGIDPDQEEREAMEEGFAEDDEEEYELKPYKKQTEGKGRKKVKKKEEGEEEYCPESSGEEEDEKGKAKKCKDDGDVEYYRQRIRRWKRQRLREREAKRERGEELTDDSDEEFDEGFKVPGFLWKKLFKYQQTGVRWMWELHCQQAGGILGDEMGLGKTIQVISFLAGLSYSKLRTRGSNYRYVGLGPTIIVCPATVMHQWVKEFHTWWPPFRVAVLHETGSFTSNKKKLIPEIASCHGILITSYSAVRNMQDSLQRWDWHYIILDEGHKIRNPNAGVTTACKQFRTPHRFILSGSPMQNNLKELWSLFDFVFPGKLGTLPVFMEQFSVPITMGGYSNASPVQVQTAFKCASVLRDTINPYLLRRMKADVKANLSLPDKNEQVLFCRLTEDQRQVYQGFLDSKEVYQILNGDMQVFSGLIALRKICNHPDLFSGGPRMLRGIPEDQLTEEEHFGFWKRSGKLIVVESLLRLWFKQGHRVLLFTQSRQMLDILEVFVRENYYSYLKMDGTTTISSRQPLIARYNEDKSIFIFLLTTKVGGLGVNLTGANRVVIYDPDWNPSTDTQARERAWRIGQKQQVTIYRLLTAGTIEEKIYHRQIFKQFLTNRVLKDPKQRRFFKSNDIYELFTLSDPDGAQGTETSAIFAGTGSDVKAPKKPERPRPSHTLNHGSYLHKHSSANQNETGADSRHSSTNIPALRGGNTSPFSKSSHGKPNVPMDSHSSNQNGVDAEPNISSNKQHTGQNNRDWDAAKPAVTNSFSSHQRRDKDSTLTSPQKHREKRKHCDSADADKHKHKKRKHTQDARFEGCRISHLVKKRTFKKAENEDSESADQKKSDDYVLAKLFKKSGIHSVMQHDTIMESSNPDYVLVEAEANRVAKDALKALKVSRQQCRLPYNRPPPPPARKRFGQKKNSLLAASSVQSVPTPNRCKDAAIIKKSASKKPGSGALFSGEGPESESNSSPLSSSSLLAKMKVRNHISLPSIQRDEAQEEEDGSGAPGTSSSPALPTEHDELLVDLRNFVAFQANVDGQATTQEVLEYFKPRLTQQQAPVFRELLRSICDFHRTSGQEGIWRLKEHFR; encoded by the exons ATGCCTGTAGAGGGTTCAGAGGACCAGGtgccctcctccatctccagccCTGCCAGTGCTGCCCTCACCCCAGGAGGGTCGGAGGAGGATGGAGCTGCAGGGGGCTCAGCAGTCTGCTCTTTCCCTGAAAATAGTCAGGGCTCCGAAGCTGCTGCAGCCTATTCTGCCTACCCTAACACTGGACCTGAAGATGGCAACAGCG GTGGTAAAAGGTGTGGGGCCTTGGTGCATATCAATCGACAACGTATTCAAGCTGCATCTGCCAGTTCTGGAGCTGACGAACTTCAGGGTCTTGGTGTGGCTGTGTATGATCAGGACATCCTTGAGCAAGGTGTCCTGCAGCAAGTGGACGAGGCTTTCCACGAGGCCAGTCAGGCTGCTGCTAAAGCTGAGGCTGAGAAGGAATACCAGTCTGTCCTCGATGATGTCAG gtctgTTACAACATCTCTAAAACATATCAATAAGATTATCGAACAGCTGTCGCCCTATGCTGCCTCCAGCAAAGACATCAGTAGGAAGATTGAATCTGTCAAacgacagaaagaaaataag gagaagcagctgaagaaagtCAGAGCCAAACAGAAGAGACTTCAGGCCATTCTGGGAGGAGAGGACACCCAACGGGTGGAAGCAGAGCTTTTGGCAGAGGATGATGGAGATGAAG AAGCTGGCCCGTCCACACTGGGCAGCATGCTCATGCCCTCTCAGGAGACTGAATGGGAAGAACTTATCCGGACAGGTCAGATGACTCCTTTTGGGACACGAATCCCACAGAAGGAGGTAAAGAAGGAGCCCCGAAAAGTGATGCTTGCTGAGAACTCAGCCTTTGACCAGTATCTGGCGGACCAGGCCAAGTTGGCtactgagaggaagagaggcccTGTTCTAAAAAAGAAGAGGAGCTCCGGACTCAGCCCTGATGAGGAGGCCATGGGAAAATCCAACAGAATGGGTTCCTCttccaaagataaaaaaataaggAAACGCATGCGGAAGCTCCAGATAACAGCTCTTAAGGCTCATCCTAAGGCTCGGCCCAAGGCCGAACCACAGCTCCCTAAGCCAAGGAGGAAGTTCCAtactgagggagaggagatggacAGCGAGGGGTCAGAGTACCTGCCCAGTGATGAAGGCATAGATCCTGACCAAGAGGAAAGGGAAGCCATGGAAGAGGGCTTtgcagaggatgatgaggaagagTATGAGTTGAAACCAtacaagaaacaaactgaagggaaggggaggaaaaaagttaagaaaaaagaggagggtgAAGAAGAATACTGTCCTGAGAGTTcgggtgaagaggaggatgagaagggTAAAGCCAAAAAATGCAAAGATGATGGAGATGTGGAGTACTACAGACAGCGAATAAG GAGATGGAAACGACAACGTCTTCGAGAAAGGGAGGcgaagagagaaagaggtgaggaACTTACGGACGACAGTGATGAAGAATTTGACGAAGGCTTCAAAGTGCCTGGTTTCCTCTGGAAAAAACTTTTCAA GTACCAGCAGACAGGTGTGCGGTGGATGTGGGAACTCCATTGTCAGCAGGCAGGCGGCATCCTGGGAGATGAGATGGGATTGGGTAAAACCATCCAGGTCATCAGCTTTCTGGCTGGACTGAGCTACAGCAAACTGAGGACCAGAGGATCAAActacag GTATGTCGGTCTGGGTCCGACTATCATTGTGTGCCCAGCTACAGTCATGCACCAGTGGGTAAAGGAGTTTCACACCTGGTGGCCTCCTTTCAGAGTGGCCGTTCTACACGAAACTGGCTCTTTCACCAGCAACAAG AAAAAGCTTATTCCAGAGATAGCATCATGTCATGGAATTCTTATAACCTCATATTCAGCTGTGAGGAATATGCAGGACTCCTTGCAGCGCTGGGATTGGCACTACATTATCCTGGATGAGGGCCATAAAATCAGGAATCCAAATGCTGGAGTTACCACAGCCTGCAAACAG TTTCGCACTCCCCACAGGTTCATCCTGTCAGGCTCTCCCATGCAGAACAATTTGAAGGAGCTATGGTCTCTGTTTGACTTTGTCTTTCCCGGCAAGCTGGGGACATTGCCTGTCTTCATGGAGCAGTTTTCTGTACCGATCACCATGGGAGGATATAGCAATGCCTCACCTGTACAg GTCCAGACGGCGTTTAAGTGCGCAAGCGTGCTGAGGGACACCATAAATCCTTACCTGCTGAGACGAATGAAGGCAGACGTCAAGGCCAACCTCTCTTTACCTGACAAAAATGAACAG gtTCTGTTTTGCAGATTAACAGAGGACCAGCGGCAGGTGTATCAGGGCTTCTTAGATTCCAAAGAGGTCTACCAGATACTAAACGGGGACATGCAG GTATTCTCAGGTTTGATAGCTCTGCGCAAGATCTGTAACCACCCGGACCTTTTCTCTGGCGGGCCCCGGATGTTGAGGGGAATCCCAGAGGACCAGCTAACTGAGGAGGAACACTTCGGCTTTTGGAAACGCTCAGGAAAGCTCATAGTGGTGGAGTCCTTGCTGCGTCTCTGGTTCAAGCAGGGCCACAGAGTCCTGCTCTTCACTCAGTCTAGACAG ATGTTGGACATCTTGGAGGTATTCGTGAGGGAGAATTACTACTCCTACCTGAAAATGGACGGCACCACCACAATATCTTCCCGACAGCCCCTCATTGCTCGCTACAACGAG GACAAATCCATTTTTATCTTCCTGTTGACGACTAAAGTCGGAGGTCTGGGAGTCAATCTGACTGGAGCCAACAGAGTCGTCATCTATGACCCAGACTGGAACCCCAGCACCGACacacag GCACGGGAGCGAGCATGGAGGATCGGTCAGAAGCAGCAAGTGACTATCTACAGACTGCTGACTGCAGGGACCATCGAGGAGAAAATCTACCACAG GCAAATCTTCAAACAGTTTTTGACGAATCGTGTTCTGAAGGACCCCAAACAAAGACGGTTCTTCAAGTCTAACGACATCTATGAGCTCTTCACCCTGTCTGACCCTGATGGAGCTCAGGGAACAGAGACCAGTGCCATATTTGCAG GTACAGGTTCTGATGTCAAGGCACCTAAGAAACCTGAGAGACCAAGGCCATCACACACTCTAAACCATGGCAGCTATTTACATAAACACTCCTCAGCAAACCAGAATGAAACTGGTGCCGACAGCAGACACTCCTCAACAAACATTCCTGCATTAAGAGGTGGAAACACTTCTCCGTTCAGTAAAAGCTCTCATGGTAAGCCAAATGTCCCGATGGACAGTCACAGCTCCAACCAAAATGGCGTGGATGCAGAGCCAAATATTTCATCGAATAAGCAGCATACAGGACAAAATAACAGGGACTGGGATGCAGCCAAGCCAGCAGTCACAAACTCATTTAGCTCTCACCAACGCAGAGACAAAGACTCCACCCTGACAagcccacagaaacacagggaAAAGAGGAAGCACTGCGACTCAGctgatgcagacaaacacaaacataagaAACGCAAACACACCCAGGATGCACGGTTTGAAGGCTGCCGCATCTCTCACTTGGTGAAGAAAAGGACCTTTAAGAAAGCAGAGAATGAAGACAGTGAGTCAGCGGACCAGAAGAAGTCAGATGATTATGTCTTGGCAAAGCTCTTCAAGAAATCTG GTATCCACAGCGTAATGCAGCATGACACCATCATGGAGTCCTCCAACCCTGACTATGTTCTTGTGGAGGCAGAAGCCAACAGGGTGGCCAAAGATGCCCTGAAAGCCCTTAAAGTTTCCCGCCAGCAGTGCAGGCTGCCCTACAACagaccccctcctccacctgcaag GAAACGGtttggacaaaagaaaaattcTCTCCTGGCTGCATCGTCTGTTCAGTCTGTCCCCACTCCAAACAGATGCAAG GATGCTGCTATTATAAAGAAGTCTGCATCAAAGAAGCCTGGTTCAGGAGCTCTTTTCAGTGGGGAGGGACCGGAAAGTGAGTCAAACTCCTCCCCCCTCTCGTCGTCCTCCCTGCTCGCCAAGATGAAAGTCCGTAATCACATCAGCCTGCCCTCCATCCAAAGAGACGAAgcacaggaagaagaggacggCTCTGGAGCTCCAGGAACGAGCTCCTCCCCGGCTCTACCCACTGAACATGATGAGCTGTTGGTGGATCTGCGCAACTTTGTGGCCTTCCAGGCCAATGTGGACGGCCAGGCCACCACCCAGGAAGTGCTGGAGTATTTCAAGCCAAGACTGACCCAGCAACAGGCGCCTGTCTTCAGAGAGCTGCTCAGGAGCATCTGTGACTTCCATAGGACTTCTGGTCAGGAAGGTATCTGGAGACTGAAGGAGCATTTCCGCTAA